A genomic window from Scophthalmus maximus strain ysfricsl-2021 chromosome 17, ASM2237912v1, whole genome shotgun sequence includes:
- the psmg3 gene encoding proteasome assembly chaperone 3 — MSSPEPIIRSRQTETDVNGVSTQVVCSDFSNYIFIVLTQYGKIGTLVSVTPDSRSNDISTPSLSTKVLLGKEEPLTHVFAKNLATFVSQEAGNRPVLLGLALKDFSIDSIKQMKELIKSCQVW, encoded by the exons ATGTCTTCTCCTGAGCCCATCATCAGGTcgaggcagacagagacagacgtcAACGGAGTCTCGACACAGGTCGTCTGTTCCGACTTCAGCAATTACATATTCATAGTTCTCACTCAGTACGGGAAAATCGGCACGTTGGTATCCGTCACACCCGACTCCAGATCGAATGATATCAGCACCCCGTCGCTCTCCACCAAGGTGCTGCTTGGCAAAGAAGAG CCACTGACGCACGTCTTTGCCAAAAACCTGGCCACGTTTGTGTCGCAGGAAGCCGGCAACAGGCCCGTCTTACTGGGACTGGCGCTGAAGGATTTTTCCATAgattcaataaaacaaatgaaagagcTCATCAAAAGCTGTCAAGTCTGGTAG